The genomic DNA AACGTCTGCGCCTGCGTGGGCGATGCGGGCGATGTTTTCTGGCTTTACGCCGCCGTCTACCTCAAGCTCCGTGTCGAGCCCCCGCTTGTCGAGCATGGCACGAAGGTTTTGGATCTTGGGCAGACACGCCTCGATGAAGGATTGGCCGCCGAAACCGGGATTGACTGTCATGAGCAGGACGAGGTCCAGCTCTTCCAGGATGTAGTCGAGGACGTGAAGAGGCGTTGCAGGGTTAAGGGAGACGCCGGCCCTTTTCCCGAGGGACTTGATGAGCTGCACGGATCGGTGCAGGTGTCTGGATGCTTCTGCATGAACCACTATGATGTCGGCGCCCGCCCTTGCGAACTCCGGAACATACAGGTCGGGGTTGTCGATCATCAGATGGACGTCGAGGGGGAGGTCGGTAATCTTTCTGACGGCTTTAACG from Geobacter sp. DSM 9736 includes the following:
- the rpe gene encoding ribulose-phosphate 3-epimerase — protein: MKKIAPSILSADFSRLGEEVGAVAAAGADYIHIDVMDGHFVPNITIGPLVVKAVRKITDLPLDVHLMIDNPDLYVPEFARAGADIIVVHAEASRHLHRSVQLIKSLGKRAGVSLNPATPLHVLDYILEELDLVLLMTVNPGFGGQSFIEACLPKIQNLRAMLDKRGLDTELEVDGGVKPENIARIAHAGADVFVAGSAVFESSDYAHTISELKRQAKEPIL